The bacterium genome has a window encoding:
- the mutS gene encoding DNA mismatch repair protein MutS, giving the protein MENYTPMLVQYHSIKKKYPDCLLFFRLGDFYEMFYEDAKIASKILDLVLTSKNAGKSGKIPMCGIPYHAADSYISKLIKNGYKVAICEQVEDPKKAKGIVKREVIRVLTSGTYIDETNPEARYLFSLFIDENSFGYSFIESGGSVIYTNENQDITKIIEIIFKLPVYEVIYPESRKDKIKVLFSNPLLKLKNITLTELEDWHFNYDISKKTILETFKVAGLSGFGIEKLVYAQRSIGPLVDYLKDTNKSNLLHLDRISLYNDNEFVYLPSCAIKGLEIEDLIKIIDRTNTPMGKRLLKYWVLHPLTDIKEIQKRHEIVEFLIKNKSLREKIKNILADIRDTEKALTKISYGYGSAKDIIEIKKLLKKTSELLENCEEIFRKFDYFEIDDIPNLRNLLERAIDENIPSVNFEGKVIKKGFNEEIDRLREIKENSENYLAKYQEEEIKRTGINSLKIGYNKIFGYYIEITKPNLKLVPPDYVRKQTLVNAERFTTQKLKEFEEEILTAEEKIILLESEIIEKIKEEILKNSHKINLINETIAKLDVLLSFTEVAIENNYTRPIVDKSTIIEIKEGRHPVVEKSVEEFVPNDTFLDTIENYLLIITGPNMAGKSTYIRQVALIVLLAQIGSFIPAKYGKIGYVDKIFTRIGAQDELTKGQSTFMVEMSETAEILNNLTERSLIIIDEIGRGTSTYDGFSLAWSVAEYLHKKKVRTLFATHFHEITALGKYRGVKNLNVSVKKSGDNIIFLHKITEGATDESYGIYVARLAGIPENVIKRADEILSKLELEGTIKDKIIGEVEVEYPSLFSLEEKNKVDELKEEIKKLESIKNDLKSIEIENLRPIDALLKLKELKERINGKS; this is encoded by the coding sequence ATGGAAAATTACACACCAATGCTTGTTCAATATCACAGTATTAAAAAAAAGTATCCTGATTGTCTTTTATTTTTCCGTCTTGGAGATTTTTATGAAATGTTTTATGAAGATGCAAAAATTGCTTCAAAAATCCTTGACCTTGTTTTAACCTCAAAAAATGCAGGAAAAAGTGGAAAAATACCGATGTGTGGAATTCCTTACCATGCTGCTGATAGTTATATTTCTAAATTGATAAAAAATGGATATAAGGTTGCTATATGTGAACAGGTTGAAGACCCGAAGAAAGCAAAAGGAATTGTAAAGAGAGAAGTAATAAGAGTTTTAACTTCTGGAACTTATATTGATGAAACAAATCCAGAAGCAAGATATCTTTTTTCTCTATTTATAGATGAAAATTCTTTTGGTTATTCATTTATTGAAAGTGGTGGCTCTGTAATATATACAAATGAAAATCAGGACATTACAAAAATAATAGAAATAATATTTAAATTACCTGTATATGAAGTTATTTACCCTGAAAGTAGAAAGGATAAAATAAAAGTACTGTTCTCAAATCCTCTCTTAAAATTAAAAAATATAACTCTTACAGAACTTGAGGACTGGCATTTCAATTATGATATTTCAAAAAAAACAATACTTGAAACATTTAAGGTTGCAGGTTTAAGTGGTTTTGGAATAGAAAAACTAGTTTATGCTCAAAGATCAATAGGTCCACTGGTTGACTATTTAAAAGATACAAACAAAAGCAATCTTTTACACCTTGATAGGATTTCTCTTTATAACGATAATGAATTTGTCTATCTTCCATCCTGCGCCATAAAAGGACTTGAAATTGAAGACCTTATAAAAATCATTGATAGAACAAACACTCCGATGGGTAAACGACTTTTGAAATACTGGGTTTTACATCCATTAACAGATATAAAAGAAATACAAAAAAGACATGAGATTGTTGAATTTCTGATAAAAAACAAAAGTTTAAGAGAAAAAATTAAAAATATACTTGCAGATATCAGGGATACAGAAAAAGCACTGACAAAAATAAGTTATGGATACGGTTCTGCAAAAGATATTATAGAAATAAAAAAATTATTGAAAAAAACTTCTGAATTACTTGAAAATTGTGAGGAAATATTTAGAAAATTTGACTATTTTGAAATTGATGATATACCTAATTTGAGAAATTTACTTGAAAGAGCAATTGATGAAAATATACCATCTGTTAATTTTGAAGGGAAGGTTATAAAAAAGGGCTTTAATGAAGAAATAGATAGATTAAGAGAAATAAAGGAAAACAGTGAAAATTATCTTGCAAAATATCAGGAAGAAGAAATAAAAAGAACTGGTATAAACTCCTTAAAAATTGGTTACAACAAAATATTCGGATACTATATTGAGATAACAAAACCAAATTTAAAACTTGTTCCACCTGATTATGTAAGAAAACAGACACTTGTGAATGCTGAAAGATTTACAACACAAAAACTGAAAGAGTTTGAAGAAGAAATATTGACTGCTGAAGAAAAAATAATATTACTTGAAAGTGAAATAATAGAAAAAATTAAGGAAGAAATATTAAAAAACTCACATAAAATAAATTTAATAAATGAAACCATAGCAAAATTAGATGTTTTATTATCCTTTACAGAAGTAGCAATTGAAAATAATTATACAAGACCAATTGTTGATAAGAGTACAATAATAGAAATAAAGGAAGGAAGACATCCTGTTGTTGAAAAATCAGTTGAGGAATTTGTTCCAAATGATACTTTTCTGGATACAATAGAAAACTATCTTTTGATTATAACAGGTCCAAATATGGCTGGAAAATCAACATATATAAGACAGGTAGCACTAATTGTTTTACTTGCTCAAATTGGTTCTTTCATCCCTGCAAAATATGGAAAAATTGGATATGTGGATAAAATATTTACAAGAATTGGTGCTCAAGATGAACTGACAAAAGGACAGAGTACTTTTATGGTTGAGATGTCAGAGACAGCAGAAATATTGAATAATTTAACAGAAAGGAGTTTGATAATAATTGATGAAATAGGAAGGGGAACAAGTACTTATGATGGTTTTTCTCTTGCATGGAGTGTCGCAGAATATTTACACAAGAAAAAAGTTAGAACTCTTTTTGCAACACATTTTCATGAAATTACGGCTCTTGGTAAATACAGAGGGGTTAAAAATCTTAATGTGAGTGTTAAAAAGTCAGGGGATAATATAATTTTTCTGCATAAAATAACAGAAGGAGCAACTGATGAAAGTTATGGAATATATGTTGCCAGACTTGCAGGAATACCAGAAAATGTTATAAAAAGAGCAGATGAAATATTATCAAAACTTGAACTTGAAGGAACGATAAAGGATAAAATAATAGGAGAAGTGGAGGTTGAATATCCCTCTTTATTTTCACTTGAAGAAAAAAATAAAGTTGATGAATTAAAGGAAGAAATAAAAAAACTTGAATCAATTAAAAATGATTTGAAAAGTATTGAAATAGAAAACTTAAGACCAATTGATGCACTTTTAAAATTAAAGGAATTAAAAGAAAGAATAAATGGGAAAAGTTAA
- the mutL gene encoding DNA mismatch repair endonuclease MutL — protein MGKVNFLTESIISKIAAGEVVESPASVLKELIENSIDAKCRKIEVKIEKSGKKLIYVKDDGEGIESDDIEKIFERYSTSKIKNLEDLYNIKTLGFRGEALYSIGAVSDVILKSKVKNSETGKEIHIRGGKKLSIKDCGMPDGTIVEVRELFF, from the coding sequence ATGGGAAAAGTTAATTTTTTAACTGAAAGTATCATAAGTAAAATAGCGGCTGGTGAAGTGGTTGAAAGTCCTGCATCTGTACTTAAAGAACTTATAGAAAATTCAATTGATGCAAAATGCAGAAAAATAGAAGTTAAAATTGAAAAATCGGGTAAAAAATTGATATATGTTAAAGATGATGGAGAGGGGATAGAATCTGACGATATAGAAAAAATATTTGAAAGGTATTCAACAAGCAAAATAAAAAATCTTGAAGACCTTTATAACATAAAAACTCTTGGTTTTAGAGGAGAAGCCCTTTACAGTATTGGTGCTGTTTCTGATGTCATATTAAAAAGTAAAGTTAAAAATTCTGAAACAGGGAAAGAAATTCATATAAGAGGCGGGAAAAAATTAAGTATTAAAGATTGTGGAATGCCGGATGGAACTATAGTTGAAGTGAGGGAACTTTTTTTCA